In Carya illinoinensis cultivar Pawnee chromosome 7, C.illinoinensisPawnee_v1, whole genome shotgun sequence, the following are encoded in one genomic region:
- the LOC122315751 gene encoding probable indole-3-pyruvate monooxygenase YUCCA10 has protein sequence MQEQAVVIIVGAGPSGLATAACLTTQSIPYLLLEREDCFASLWQKYSYDRLHLHLRKQFCQLPHMSFPASFPTYVPKTLFVQYLDDYVSRFKINPLYQRNVVSAEYDDISKRWRVKATNINIKASSCSGDDDRVEEYTARFLVVATGEATDPYTPDQIEGLDKFTGEVLHSTQFKSGKDFQNKNVLVVGSGNSGLEIAVDLVNHGAKTSIVVRSPVHFLSREMVFLALVLLKHFEVGLVDSMMVMLSKLVYGDLSKYGIRRPEEGPFYMKAKCGKYPAIDVGAYKKIKSGEIQVLTAEIASTSGNNIQFKNGSSHTFDTIVFCTGFKRSTNSWLKGDDYLLSEEGLPKPRYPNHWKGKNGLYCVGLSRTGLYGASADAQNIADDIKSLL, from the exons ATGCAGGAACAAGCTGTTGTAATAATAGTTGGAGCCGGCCCTTCTGGGCTTGCCACTGCTGCCTGTCTAACCACCCAATCCATCCCATACCTATTACTTGAGAGAGAAGACTGTTTTGCTTCTCTATGGCAGAAGTATTCCTACGACCGTCTCCATCTCCACCTCAGAAAACAATTCTGCCAACTCCCTCACATGTCATTCCCTGCCTCTTTTCCTACATATGTCCCCAAAACATTGTTCGTGCAATACTTAGATGACTATGTTTCCCGTTTCAAGATCAATCCCTTGTACCAAAGAAACGTGGTGTCTGCAGAGTACGATGATATTTCCAAGAGATGGCGTGTGAAGGCTacgaatattaatattaaagcATCATCATGTTCTGGTGATGATGATCGGGTCGAGGAATATACAGCAAGGTTTTTAGTGGTGGCCACTGGGGAAGCAACCGACCCTTATACTCCCGATCAGATCGAGGGATTAGACAAATTCACTggggaagttcttcattctacTCAGTTCAAATCTGGGAAGGATTTCCAAAACAAGAATGTTTTGGTTGTTGGGTCTGGGAATTCGGGCTTGGAAATTGCAGTAGACTTGGTAAATCACGGTGCCAAAACCTCCATTGTTGTCCGAAGCCCG GTTCATTTCCTGTCAAGGGAGATGGTGTTCTTGGCCTTGGTTTTGTTGAAGCATTTTGAGGTTGGCTTGGTGGATTCCATGATGGTCATGCTGAGCAAGCTGGTTTATGGGGACTTGAGCAAATATGGAATAAGGAGGCCTGAAGAGGGTCCTTTCTATATGAAGGCTAAGTGCGGCAAGTATCCGGCAATCGACGTTGGTGCCTACAAAAAGATCAAGTCCGGAGAAATTCAG GTGTTAACAGCAGAAATAGCGAGCACTAGTGGGAAcaatattcaattcaagaaCGGCAGCTCACATACATTTGACACAATAGTTTTTTGCACTGGCTTCAAGAGATCAACAAACTCGTGGCTCAAG GGGGATGATTATCTCTTGAGCGAGGAAGGACTTCCGAAGCCTAGGTACCCTAACCATTGGAAGGGCAAGAACGGCTTGTACTGCGTTGGACTATCAAGAACAGGGTTATATGGAGCTAGTGCTGATGCACAGAACATTGCTGATGATATCAAGTCACTTCTGTAG